The Acidobacteriota bacterium genome contains a region encoding:
- a CDS encoding phosphoesterase translates to MWTNRLYSLSLTVIGAILLSPLSGAGQQKVQHHIKTVFIILMENQNWAAIKGNPQAPYINNTLLPKGSHAELYFNPTLNHPSLPNYLWLEAGTNFGIHDDNPPSVNHQSTTEHLVTLLKNANVTWKAYAENIDGVTCPLTDNYPYAVKHNPFVYFDDVTDNLNPNSAYCIQHVRPFSELSTDLQNGTVASYNFIIPNLCDDMHDLCQPTQMQIKQGDDWLSQQVPAILHSHAYHQGGALFVTWDEAEIGDGPIGMIVLSPFAKGNGYQNFVYYEHGSTLRTMEEIFGVNPLLGDAAGQSDLRDLFAVFP, encoded by the coding sequence ATGTGGACAAACCGACTGTATTCTCTTTCGCTCACAGTCATCGGCGCCATCTTGCTGTCGCCACTCAGCGGCGCGGGGCAACAAAAAGTACAGCATCACATCAAGACCGTTTTCATCATCCTGATGGAGAACCAGAACTGGGCGGCGATCAAGGGCAACCCGCAGGCTCCGTACATCAACAACACGCTGCTGCCGAAGGGCTCGCACGCGGAGCTGTATTTCAACCCGACGCTCAACCATCCGAGCCTACCCAATTACCTTTGGCTGGAGGCGGGCACAAATTTCGGCATCCACGACGACAATCCTCCGAGTGTGAACCACCAGAGCACCACCGAGCACTTGGTAACCCTGCTTAAAAACGCGAATGTCACCTGGAAGGCATATGCCGAGAATATCGATGGAGTTACGTGTCCGCTGACGGATAACTATCCTTATGCGGTCAAGCACAATCCATTTGTTTACTTCGACGATGTGACTGACAATCTGAATCCCAATTCGGCGTACTGCATTCAACACGTCCGTCCATTCTCCGAGCTAAGCACTGATTTGCAGAACGGCACTGTAGCCAGCTACAACTTCATCATTCCGAACCTCTGCGACGACATGCACGACCTCTGCCAGCCAACGCAGATGCAGATCAAACAAGGCGACGACTGGCTGTCACAGCAGGTGCCGGCGATCCTCCACTCGCACGCTTACCACCAGGGCGGCGCGCTGTTCGTCACCTGGGATGAAGCCGAGATCGGCGATGGACCTATCGGCATGATCGTCCTTTCGCCATTTGCAAAAGGAAATGGCTATCAAAATTTCGTCTACTATGAGCATGGCTCGACCCTGCGCACGATGGAAGAGATCTTTGGCGTCAATCCGTTGCTGGGAGATGCGGCGGGCCAAAGTGATCTCAGGGATTTGTTCGCCGTGTTTCCCTGA
- a CDS encoding alpha/beta hydrolase, whose amino-acid sequence MSTLTVKDGTTIYYKDWGEGPVVTFSHGWPLNSDMWDGQMLFLAQNGFRVVAHDRRGHGRSSQASSGNDMNGYADDLAAVIETLDLKDVTLVGHSTGGGEVARYIGRHGTKRVAAAILIAAVPPLLVKSASNPEGVPIEVFDGGRSSLAKDRSQYYKDFAATFYGANRVGASVSQGILDQFWLWSMQSGLKNAYDSIKAFSETDFTEDLKKFDVPTLVMHGEDDQIVPIKDSAKKSARLIKGAQEIYYPGRPHGLTATHPDEVNADLLKFLNSVQKARRTAA is encoded by the coding sequence ATGAGCACACTTACGGTGAAAGATGGCACGACAATCTACTACAAAGACTGGGGCGAAGGCCCGGTCGTCACGTTTTCACACGGATGGCCGCTGAACTCGGACATGTGGGACGGCCAAATGCTTTTCCTCGCGCAGAACGGTTTCCGAGTCGTCGCGCACGACCGGCGTGGCCATGGCCGGTCCAGCCAGGCCTCGTCCGGGAACGACATGAATGGGTACGCCGACGATCTAGCCGCGGTCATTGAGACGCTCGATCTCAAGGACGTGACTCTGGTCGGTCACTCCACGGGCGGAGGCGAAGTGGCACGTTACATCGGACGGCACGGCACAAAGCGGGTTGCCGCGGCCATTCTGATCGCTGCTGTGCCGCCGCTCCTGGTGAAGTCCGCTTCAAACCCGGAAGGCGTCCCGATCGAGGTGTTTGACGGAGGGCGAAGCAGTCTTGCCAAAGACCGTTCACAATACTACAAAGACTTTGCCGCAACCTTCTATGGCGCCAATCGAGTAGGTGCGAGCGTTTCGCAGGGGATACTGGACCAGTTCTGGCTGTGGAGCATGCAGAGCGGTCTCAAGAATGCCTACGACAGCATCAAGGCATTTTCCGAGACCGATTTCACCGAGGACCTCAAGAAGTTCGATGTGCCCACGCTGGTGATGCACGGGGAGGACGATCAGATTGTGCCGATCAAAGATTCAGCGAAGAAATCGGCGAGGCTCATCAAAGGAGCACAGGAAATTTACTATCCGGGTAGGCCTCACGGCCTAACGGCTACGCACCCGGATGAAGTCAACGCCGACTTGCTGAAATTTCTGAACTCGGTTCAAAAAGCTCGCAGGACGGCAGCCTGA
- a CDS encoding cupin → MTFTKLILVLAFLMSGTLVAQEAKVTELLSKDLTNLPGKEGLMLIVDYPPGSVDPIHRHNAHGFIYVLEGSIVMQVRGGKEVTLTPGQTFYEGPDDVHVVGRNASQTKPAKFVVFFVKDKGAPVLVPAN, encoded by the coding sequence ATGACGTTCACAAAGTTAATTCTGGTGCTCGCATTTCTGATGTCCGGCACGCTGGTAGCACAGGAAGCTAAGGTAACGGAGCTCCTGTCGAAAGACCTGACAAACCTTCCTGGCAAAGAAGGCCTGATGCTCATCGTGGATTATCCGCCGGGAAGTGTAGACCCAATACATCGGCACAATGCCCATGGATTTATTTATGTGCTGGAAGGCTCGATCGTGATGCAGGTGAGAGGCGGAAAGGAAGTTACGCTGACACCAGGTCAGACCTTCTACGAAGGCCCCGATGATGTTCACGTCGTGGGGCGGAACGCAAGCCAAACCAAACCAGCGAAATTCGTGGTGTTCTTCGTGAAGGACAAAGGCGCTCCCGTGTTGGTACCCGCCAACTAA
- a CDS encoding NmrA family transcriptional regulator, whose translation MKIVVIGGTGLIGSKLVNKLHEQGHEAVAAAPNTGVNTLTGEGLAEALKGASVVVDVSNSPSWEDAAVLNFFETSTRNLLTSEAAAGVGHHVALSVVGTQRLSESGYFRAKIAQEKLIKESSIPYSIVQATQFFEFVKGLADISMVGDKVHLPPVLFQPMAADDIATLVGRIAVGTPVNGTVEIGGPEQFRMDELVRRRLAQLGDPREVVADPNALYSGAKINDRTLVPGDNARLGETRYEAWVNQTTAEIPHAKSHPAA comes from the coding sequence ATGAAAATCGTAGTGATCGGCGGCACTGGACTCATCGGATCAAAGCTCGTCAACAAGCTTCATGAACAGGGGCATGAAGCAGTAGCGGCAGCCCCCAACACTGGGGTCAACACCCTCACGGGCGAGGGACTGGCCGAAGCGCTGAAGGGTGCATCGGTGGTCGTCGACGTATCGAACTCTCCCTCTTGGGAAGACGCGGCGGTGCTGAATTTCTTCGAAACATCAACGCGTAACCTTCTCACCTCTGAAGCTGCCGCAGGCGTCGGACATCACGTTGCACTATCCGTCGTGGGGACCCAGCGGCTGTCCGAAAGCGGTTACTTCCGCGCCAAGATCGCTCAGGAGAAATTGATTAAGGAATCGTCAATCCCCTACTCGATCGTCCAGGCAACGCAGTTCTTCGAATTCGTCAAGGGTCTTGCCGACATTTCCATGGTTGGCGACAAGGTGCATTTGCCTCCTGTGCTCTTCCAGCCAATGGCTGCCGACGATATCGCGACTCTTGTAGGCAGGATCGCGGTAGGGACGCCGGTAAATGGCACCGTCGAAATAGGAGGGCCGGAACAGTTTCGTATGGACGAACTAGTCCGGCGGCGTTTGGCCCAGCTCGGAGATCCTCGTGAAGTCGTCGCTGATCCGAATGCGCTCTACTCTGGGGCGAAGATCAACGACAGAACACTGGTTCCGGGTGATAACGCGCGACTCGGCGAGACCCGCTACGAAGCTTGGGTGAATCAGACCACAGCTGAGATTCCTCATGCGAAATCGCATCCCGCAGCATGA
- a CDS encoding amidohydrolase: MVEQYDFVKPDREDYFLVFQLNSDQAQERSLTIVTDYAFDGRGKVLRNLEIEIRGDKIVSIRKSGGNSSRPNYDLRGFTVLPGWIDSHTHPTWHFGPNGHFGEKDELPERATLEAEGNAWRTLLAGFTTIQSLGSPEDVPLRDAINRGVVPGPRILTAVNPLTDEKLTPDQIREFVRKVKADGADVLKIFASSSIRQGGGQTLGNEQLKAACDEARAQGMRSVVHAYKDAVKASADAGCTEVEHGSLTTDDNLRNMASHGTWFDPQVGLVIHNYLDNKEKFLGAPGYTEEGFAKMQEVLPLNVEMFKRALKTPGLKIVFGTDAVAGAHGRNAEEFIYRVKDGGQDPMAAMVSANSLAAQALNLDKEIGSLSPVMQADIIALDGDPTRDITAVRRVVFVMKGGVVYKDRR, translated from the coding sequence CTGGTTGAACAATACGACTTCGTAAAACCCGACCGCGAGGATTACTTCCTCGTCTTTCAGCTCAACTCAGATCAGGCGCAGGAACGCTCCCTAACCATCGTCACCGACTATGCATTTGACGGTCGCGGCAAGGTGCTGCGTAACTTAGAGATTGAAATCCGCGGAGACAAAATTGTTTCAATTCGGAAATCTGGCGGCAACAGCAGTCGTCCGAACTACGATCTACGCGGTTTCACGGTTTTGCCTGGATGGATCGACAGCCATACGCATCCTACATGGCATTTCGGGCCGAACGGGCACTTTGGCGAGAAGGACGAGCTGCCCGAGAGAGCGACGCTTGAGGCCGAGGGCAACGCGTGGCGTACGCTGCTGGCGGGCTTCACGACCATTCAAAGCCTGGGATCGCCGGAAGACGTGCCGCTGCGCGACGCGATCAATCGCGGCGTCGTGCCTGGACCGAGAATTCTGACGGCGGTCAATCCCCTCACCGACGAGAAGCTCACTCCCGATCAGATCCGCGAGTTCGTCCGCAAGGTGAAAGCCGACGGCGCCGACGTACTAAAGATTTTTGCTTCGAGCAGCATCCGTCAGGGTGGAGGTCAAACGCTCGGCAACGAGCAGCTCAAAGCCGCCTGCGACGAAGCTCGTGCGCAAGGTATGCGCTCCGTGGTGCACGCTTACAAAGATGCGGTGAAGGCCTCAGCCGACGCCGGCTGTACCGAAGTGGAACACGGCAGCCTTACCACCGACGATAATCTGCGCAACATGGCGAGTCACGGCACCTGGTTCGATCCGCAGGTTGGGCTGGTGATCCACAATTATCTGGATAACAAAGAAAAGTTTCTCGGCGCGCCCGGCTACACCGAAGAAGGCTTCGCCAAGATGCAAGAAGTCCTTCCACTCAACGTGGAAATGTTCAAGCGCGCGCTGAAGACTCCCGGGTTGAAGATCGTCTTTGGGACCGATGCCGTGGCCGGAGCCCACGGTCGCAATGCCGAGGAGTTCATCTATCGAGTCAAGGACGGCGGCCAGGATCCCATGGCAGCCATGGTCTCAGCCAACTCCCTCGCCGCGCAAGCCCTGAATCTGGACAAGGAAATCGGCTCACTCAGTCCAGTCATGCAAGCGGACATCATCGCCCTGGATGGCGATCCGACCAGGGACATTACCGCAGTACGCCGAGTGGTGTTCGTGATGAAGGGCGGAGTCGTGTACAAGGACAGACGATAG
- a CDS encoding 2-methylisocitrate lyase: MPTQAEKGKVFRGLHQRDRAFIIPNPWDVGTARLLQSLGFAALATTSGGFAFSLGKSDGAVDRDTMLAHCAALAAATDLPVSADLENGYADSPSDVANTVRLAAKAGLAGCSIEDVRQGGGNAPYEISFAAERVRAAAEAAHSLGFAFTLTARSENFIVGRPDLGDTIARLQAFQEAGADVLFAPGLKTKDDIRTVVRSVDRPLNVIMGLQGVQLSLAELSELGVKRISVGSALARSALGAFLRAAREMQASGTFTFAEDAVKYADLNAMFAGA, from the coding sequence ATGCCTACTCAAGCAGAAAAAGGAAAAGTATTCCGCGGGCTGCATCAGCGCGATCGTGCGTTCATCATTCCTAATCCGTGGGATGTGGGGACAGCGCGATTATTGCAGTCGCTGGGATTTGCGGCGTTAGCCACTACGAGCGGGGGATTTGCATTCTCTCTTGGCAAATCCGATGGCGCTGTCGATCGGGATACGATGCTCGCGCATTGCGCGGCACTGGCCGCTGCTACCGATCTGCCCGTCAGCGCGGATCTGGAAAATGGTTATGCAGATAGCCCGAGCGACGTCGCAAATACAGTTCGACTGGCCGCGAAAGCCGGCCTGGCCGGCTGCTCCATCGAGGATGTACGTCAAGGTGGTGGAAATGCGCCCTATGAGATCTCATTCGCAGCCGAACGAGTACGTGCTGCCGCTGAGGCTGCGCATTCGCTTGGATTTGCATTCACGCTAACCGCAAGATCAGAGAATTTCATTGTGGGACGTCCTGATTTAGGCGATACGATTGCGCGGTTACAGGCGTTTCAGGAAGCAGGCGCTGATGTGCTCTTTGCCCCAGGACTAAAAACCAAGGACGACATCCGAACAGTAGTTCGATCCGTGGATCGTCCGCTCAATGTCATTATGGGACTTCAGGGCGTGCAACTGAGTCTGGCCGAACTTTCGGAACTTGGAGTGAAGCGAATCAGCGTGGGCTCCGCGCTGGCTCGATCAGCGTTGGGCGCCTTTCTCCGCGCTGCGCGGGAGATGCAGGCCTCAGGAACATTTACCTTCGCCGAGGATGCAGTGAAGTATGCAGACTTAAATGCGATGTTTGCGGGCGCTTAA
- a CDS encoding histidine triad nucleotide-binding protein: protein MDCLFCRIIRGEIPAKKVYEDAETFVFEDIKPQAPTHVLIIPKKHVVGLRQAKAEDAAIIGKLHLVAAQIARERNIENSYRTVFNVGPGAGQSVFHLHLHLLGGRPLSWPPG from the coding sequence ATGGATTGCCTTTTCTGCCGCATCATTCGCGGTGAGATTCCCGCTAAGAAAGTCTATGAAGACGCGGAAACTTTCGTCTTCGAGGACATCAAGCCGCAGGCTCCCACACATGTGCTGATTATTCCGAAGAAACACGTTGTTGGACTCCGGCAAGCAAAGGCTGAAGATGCCGCAATCATTGGCAAGCTTCATCTTGTAGCCGCGCAGATCGCGCGCGAGCGAAATATCGAGAATAGCTATCGAACCGTGTTCAACGTTGGGCCCGGCGCCGGACAGTCAGTATTCCACCTGCATCTGCATCTCCTGGGCGGACGGCCTCTAAGCTGGCCTCCAGGATAA
- a CDS encoding septal ring lytic transglycosylase RlpA family lipoprotein — MRTTRLLILVLFLPLLSGCGHKQATVSVPPPPELPPQATVTTPPPLPSPANRDTTTTNAPVPATPVPITPNEKPLYTQLGLASWYGAPYHNRRGSNGQLYDMHAMTAAHRTLPLNSLVRVTNVKTGSSAVVRITDRGPFIGERIVDLSMAAAKAIDVWGPGTAWVRVELLETPAPLDTGGKWAVQIGAFDTREAALQMEQSVIDRYHPANVLEFAGPTGEWVRIRVQNDDRQLAEQISQSITTPEGGVFLVRLD; from the coding sequence ATGAGAACAACTCGTCTTCTTATACTCGTATTGTTCTTGCCTCTGCTTTCGGGCTGCGGCCATAAACAAGCTACGGTGAGCGTTCCACCTCCACCAGAGCTCCCCCCGCAAGCGACGGTCACAACGCCGCCGCCGCTGCCCTCGCCGGCAAATCGCGACACGACAACCACGAACGCACCGGTTCCAGCGACACCGGTTCCTATTACGCCAAACGAAAAGCCTCTGTACACGCAATTGGGACTAGCGAGTTGGTACGGTGCGCCATATCACAACCGTCGCGGCTCAAATGGACAGCTTTACGACATGCATGCGATGACCGCCGCACACCGAACGCTCCCATTGAACAGTCTCGTTCGTGTCACCAACGTCAAGACCGGGAGTTCCGCAGTGGTACGCATCACTGATCGTGGCCCATTTATTGGCGAGCGCATCGTCGATCTCTCGATGGCTGCGGCCAAGGCTATTGATGTGTGGGGACCGGGTACCGCCTGGGTAAGAGTCGAGTTGCTCGAGACTCCTGCCCCTCTTGACACTGGCGGAAAGTGGGCCGTGCAGATTGGCGCCTTCGACACTCGAGAAGCTGCGTTGCAAATGGAGCAATCTGTGATCGACCGTTATCATCCCGCGAATGTACTCGAGTTTGCTGGACCGACAGGCGAGTGGGTCCGCATACGCGTGCAGAACGACGACCGCCAACTTGCCGAACAGATTTCGCAAAGTATTACCACTCCCGAAGGCGGAGTCTTCCTCGTGCGATTAGACTAG
- a CDS encoding NADH-specific enoyl-ACP reductase has protein sequence MINMQGRVAVVFGIANKRSIAWAIAQKLQAAGATLAITYQNERLAQEAKDLIEALPGAAAFQCDVSNDVEINQLFEQFKSRYGKLHTLVHSVAYAPADELKNDFIFTTREGFRIAHDISVYSLIAVARAATPLMTEGGSIITLTYYGAEKVVPRYNVMGVAKAALEASVRYLAADLGPQKIRVNAISAGPIKTLAARGISGLGDMLKAHAERAPLKRNVETSEVGDTALYLSSDLSTGITGETIYVDCGYNIMGF, from the coding sequence ATGATCAACATGCAAGGTCGGGTAGCGGTCGTTTTTGGCATTGCCAATAAACGCAGCATTGCCTGGGCGATCGCGCAGAAGTTACAGGCGGCTGGTGCAACCCTGGCTATTACCTATCAGAACGAACGCCTTGCACAGGAAGCGAAAGACCTCATAGAAGCTCTTCCCGGAGCTGCGGCATTTCAGTGCGACGTTTCGAACGACGTGGAGATCAATCAACTGTTCGAGCAGTTCAAGTCACGCTACGGCAAGCTGCACACGCTGGTCCACAGCGTTGCATATGCTCCCGCCGACGAATTGAAGAATGATTTTATCTTTACCACGCGGGAAGGTTTTCGCATTGCTCACGACATCAGCGTGTATTCCCTGATCGCGGTCGCTCGCGCGGCCACGCCACTGATGACGGAAGGCGGAAGCATCATTACGCTCACTTATTACGGCGCCGAAAAAGTTGTGCCTAGATACAACGTAATGGGCGTTGCGAAAGCCGCACTGGAAGCTTCGGTTCGGTATCTCGCTGCTGATCTGGGGCCGCAGAAGATCCGTGTAAACGCAATTTCAGCCGGTCCCATCAAGACGTTGGCTGCCCGGGGAATTTCAGGTTTAGGAGACATGCTGAAGGCGCATGCGGAACGCGCACCGCTGAAGCGCAACGTGGAAACAAGCGAAGTAGGCGATACCGCGCTATATCTCTCTTCCGATCTCAGTACGGGAATCACGGGCGAGACGATTTATGTCGATTGCGGCTACAACATCATGGGGTTCTGA
- a CDS encoding tRNA (adenosine(37)-N6)-threonylcarbamoyltransferase complex ATPase subunit type 1 TsaE — MSAKREFHTRSSEETIAAGRQLTQDLTAGQMIILRGDLGAGKTTLVKGIAEGFEAARQEDVTSPTFTLVHEYRGQSVTLFHIDLYRIDTERELATLGIDDLRSEPGSILLVEWGEKFDKIKTECDGEISIDRTGENERRIVYRR; from the coding sequence GTGAGCGCAAAGCGCGAATTCCACACTCGTTCGTCAGAAGAAACCATCGCTGCTGGCCGCCAGCTCACGCAAGATCTCACGGCAGGACAAATGATCATTTTGCGAGGCGATCTGGGAGCTGGGAAAACGACACTGGTAAAGGGTATCGCTGAGGGCTTCGAGGCTGCGCGCCAGGAAGATGTCACCAGTCCAACCTTCACTCTAGTGCACGAGTATCGGGGACAATCGGTCACACTCTTTCACATTGACCTGTACCGAATTGATACAGAGCGCGAACTTGCGACTTTGGGGATCGATGACCTACGCTCAGAACCCGGGAGCATCCTGCTGGTGGAGTGGGGAGAAAAGTTCGACAAAATTAAGACCGAATGTGATGGAGAGATATCGATCGACAGAACTGGGGAAAATGAAAGAAGGATTGTTTATCGCCGGTAG
- a CDS encoding bifunctional ADP-dependent NAD(P)H-hydrate dehydratase/NAD(P)H-hydrate epimerase has translation MKIVSAPEMQDIDRLTTERHKIPSLTLMENAGSAVARFVLRQHPKAQQIIVICGKGNNGGDGFVAARKLHEAGKQVKVLLLGAIEDVKGDASEMLRLMPVLPTGLRSPEKVTSIRPLLDSADLILDAVFGTGFHPPLPELAAKIFEHIQRSSVPVVSVDVPSGIDADSFTVNQSAVCRSNAVVTFTAPKPGIIFTALTRGPIVVAGIGSPEEVIESKLGLEWNSPPSVLSKERPLNSNKGLYGHTLVIGGSVGKSGAPTMASIAALRTGAGLVTCAVPKSIQPVVAGAIPELMTEPLDENAAGAISERALDEPETSALLQRKNVVAVGPGLSRDAETVRAVRKFVVRCPLPLVVDADALNAFEGESKLLDGSNRPLVLTPHPGEMARLIGSTVKEIEANRIEVARRFAREHHVILVLKGWRALIADHRGEIWVNTTGNPGLAKGGSGDALTGMIAGLIAQHSDRIVDAVRAGVYLHGLAAEAALASQTEETMLTSDVIAALPSAFRILREPSDEFTWIQRGEQRG, from the coding sequence ATGAAGATCGTTAGCGCCCCTGAAATGCAGGACATCGACCGGCTGACCACCGAGAGACACAAAATTCCATCTCTCACGTTAATGGAGAATGCCGGGAGTGCCGTCGCACGGTTTGTGTTACGGCAACACCCCAAGGCACAGCAGATCATCGTGATCTGCGGCAAGGGCAACAACGGTGGAGATGGATTCGTCGCAGCCCGCAAGCTTCATGAGGCCGGCAAGCAGGTGAAGGTTTTGCTCCTGGGAGCAATCGAAGACGTTAAAGGCGATGCAAGTGAGATGCTGAGGCTAATGCCGGTGCTCCCAACCGGATTGCGATCTCCGGAAAAAGTTACCAGCATTCGTCCATTATTGGACTCTGCCGACCTGATCCTCGATGCTGTTTTTGGAACGGGTTTTCACCCACCGCTTCCCGAGCTGGCCGCGAAGATATTCGAACACATTCAGCGCTCGAGTGTGCCAGTTGTTTCTGTGGACGTCCCCTCCGGGATCGACGCCGACTCCTTCACCGTCAATCAGTCAGCTGTCTGCAGAAGCAACGCCGTTGTCACTTTTACTGCACCCAAACCTGGAATCATTTTCACCGCACTGACGCGCGGACCGATTGTCGTAGCCGGTATCGGCTCCCCGGAAGAAGTCATTGAGTCGAAGCTCGGACTCGAGTGGAACTCTCCACCTTCTGTCCTCAGTAAAGAGCGTCCCCTGAATTCCAATAAGGGACTTTATGGTCATACCCTGGTGATCGGTGGTTCTGTCGGAAAATCCGGCGCTCCAACCATGGCCTCAATTGCAGCCTTGCGAACTGGTGCGGGACTTGTGACCTGCGCGGTTCCGAAGAGCATACAGCCCGTTGTAGCTGGAGCGATTCCCGAATTGATGACTGAACCTCTGGACGAGAACGCAGCCGGAGCGATCTCAGAGCGAGCTCTTGACGAGCCTGAGACATCCGCGTTGCTCCAGCGGAAGAATGTCGTTGCCGTTGGTCCAGGCTTGAGCCGAGATGCTGAGACTGTGCGGGCGGTTCGCAAGTTCGTCGTGCGTTGTCCCCTGCCGTTGGTTGTTGACGCCGACGCGCTCAATGCGTTCGAAGGAGAGAGCAAATTACTGGATGGCAGCAACCGGCCTCTGGTGCTCACTCCACATCCAGGCGAGATGGCCCGTCTGATCGGAAGTACAGTTAAGGAAATAGAAGCGAATCGCATCGAAGTCGCGCGCAGATTCGCACGCGAGCACCACGTTATTTTGGTTCTCAAAGGCTGGCGAGCGCTTATCGCTGACCACCGTGGCGAGATCTGGGTGAACACTACCGGGAATCCGGGGCTTGCTAAAGGTGGAAGCGGCGATGCCCTCACAGGCATGATCGCCGGTCTCATCGCTCAGCATTCAGATCGCATTGTGGATGCGGTCCGCGCTGGAGTCTATTTGCATGGACTCGCGGCAGAGGCGGCGCTCGCAAGTCAAACCGAAGAAACTATGCTTACCAGCGACGTAATCGCTGCGCTTCCCTCCGCCTTTCGCATACTTCGAGAGCCTTCCGACGAATTCACCTGGATCCAACGCGGGGAGCAGCGTGGGTGA
- a CDS encoding potassium channel protein: MAISPVRNPLNAFRRVLWIGLALLVLSAIGTIGFHFVEGWSWLDSLFMVVITFSSIGYEEVHPLSRAGREFTIVLIGCGAVMVALGIGTLTQALLEFELLQFFGRRRVERQIAGLSGHYIICGAGRVGRSAARELARKPVPFVIIEKDQTKAEGLPHEWLAVIGDATQESTLIAARIDRAAGLVAATTTDASNIFIVLNARSLNPTLKIIARASEEESAKHLAKAGANSVISPYAFAGHQIAQGLLRPNVVDFLTLTTGRDGGHEMVIEEIAVAGRSPLAGTTVGESGIHRDYGIIILAIKHSDGNTSFNPGARDEIRPGDYFIAMGEPASMSNLELAAGNPQ, translated from the coding sequence ATGGCGATCTCACCGGTTAGAAATCCGCTCAATGCATTCCGCCGGGTGCTCTGGATCGGTCTCGCGCTTTTGGTCCTTTCCGCAATTGGAACAATCGGTTTTCACTTCGTCGAGGGCTGGAGCTGGCTCGACAGCCTCTTCATGGTCGTTATCACGTTCAGCTCTATTGGCTATGAAGAGGTGCATCCACTGAGCCGAGCCGGCCGGGAGTTCACCATTGTTCTCATCGGTTGTGGAGCAGTCATGGTCGCGCTTGGCATCGGGACCCTGACGCAGGCTCTGTTAGAATTCGAGCTTCTTCAGTTCTTCGGCAGGCGCAGAGTGGAGCGGCAAATCGCTGGTCTTTCCGGACACTACATCATCTGCGGCGCCGGACGGGTAGGCCGCAGTGCAGCTCGCGAACTGGCTCGCAAGCCTGTACCGTTCGTGATCATCGAGAAAGATCAAACCAAAGCTGAGGGATTGCCGCACGAGTGGCTTGCAGTGATCGGCGATGCCACGCAGGAGAGCACGCTGATCGCAGCGCGCATCGACCGCGCCGCCGGCCTGGTGGCAGCAACTACTACGGATGCCAGCAATATTTTCATCGTCCTCAATGCGCGCAGTCTGAATCCGACGCTGAAAATCATCGCTCGCGCTAGTGAGGAAGAATCGGCTAAACACTTGGCCAAGGCTGGCGCGAATTCGGTAATCTCGCCGTACGCATTTGCTGGACATCAAATCGCCCAAGGGCTCCTTCGGCCCAATGTGGTTGATTTCCTGACTCTGACTACCGGCCGCGATGGCGGACACGAAATGGTCATCGAAGAAATTGCAGTGGCGGGCCGCTCTCCTCTTGCGGGAACTACCGTAGGAGAGTCAGGAATCCATCGCGATTACGGAATCATCATTCTGGCCATCAAGCACTCCGACGGCAACACTTCGTTCAATCCAGGAGCGCGCGACGAAATTCGACCGGGCGATTACTTTATCGCAATGGGAGAGCCTGCGAGCATGTCCAATCTCGAGCTGGCAGCCGGCAATCCGCAATGA